One Vibrio campbellii CAIM 519 = NBRC 15631 = ATCC 25920 genomic window carries:
- a CDS encoding TonB-dependent receptor translates to MTYNYHQIAANSSKKVLNGTLSPSRVALVIALQLGVSALPINLAHADEIESDESMTVFGEANKGYAAGKISTESSLGMLGDKDFLETPFNALGYTDKQIQDVQAQDISDVISATDPSVFTSGETGLNKESFKVRGFNLDVGDVMFNGLYGIAPYYRVSPEMFQRVDVLKGPSALLNGMAPNGSVGGSVNLVTKRAAETPTTAFTLNYLSDAQFGGHIDIGRRFGANDQFGVRFNGAFKDGDTAVNHQSSKTQLAALSLDWRNNIALVEADFYYSTERVDGANRGLSIASCVKVPPPPSSDTLLAPDWAYNDSKDRGIMIRGEFDVTDSVTFYTALGGSRTDFDSNVPQRIKIIDNSGTLEVSQGAVKLNSKRTSEDVGVRSEFDTGPVEHYLVLNRTYFREDKHDAPAGNNAPESWKTNIYDPVWGPAPSGYDNYFQLPVDSTLESYGIADTLSFADGTYQLTLGVRRQSIDFESGIVMNGMSLPTTKLKESAVTPSVALLYKVSSSASLYGNYIEGLTNGRTAPRGSKNVGEAFAPQKTKQIEAGLKLDLDDFAHTFSLFEIKKPNGYQDPVTDIYSFGGEQRNRGAEWGFYGTVLEDYTLTGGVAYTDAEITKATDVTTEGKQATKQPKFQAKLALEWNLPAMRELTLIGQANYMSEQYIDAQNTQSLSAQTIFDLGARYNSTIAETNVVWRLNVNNVTDEDYWTSTHYATLALGAPRTVMLSATADF, encoded by the coding sequence ATGACTTATAACTATCATCAGATAGCAGCGAATTCTTCAAAAAAGGTACTTAACGGAACGCTAAGCCCAAGTCGCGTTGCACTCGTCATCGCGCTTCAACTTGGTGTGTCTGCACTACCAATTAATCTTGCACATGCCGATGAAATCGAATCAGACGAGTCCATGACGGTATTTGGCGAAGCCAATAAAGGCTATGCTGCTGGTAAGATCTCAACCGAAAGCAGCCTAGGTATGTTGGGCGACAAAGACTTTCTCGAGACACCGTTCAATGCGCTCGGATATACAGACAAACAAATTCAAGACGTACAAGCCCAAGATATTTCGGACGTGATCTCAGCGACGGATCCATCCGTTTTCACAAGCGGCGAAACAGGGTTAAATAAAGAAAGCTTTAAAGTACGAGGATTTAACCTCGATGTCGGCGATGTCATGTTTAATGGTCTTTACGGCATTGCACCTTATTACCGTGTTAGCCCAGAGATGTTTCAGCGTGTTGATGTACTAAAAGGCCCATCTGCACTTCTCAATGGTATGGCTCCAAACGGCTCCGTTGGAGGCTCTGTTAATCTTGTCACCAAGCGCGCAGCTGAAACACCAACCACTGCCTTTACGCTTAACTACTTATCTGACGCCCAATTCGGTGGACACATCGACATCGGCCGTCGTTTTGGAGCGAATGATCAATTTGGCGTGCGTTTCAACGGGGCATTTAAAGATGGTGACACAGCGGTGAACCATCAGAGCAGTAAAACGCAGCTCGCTGCGTTGAGCCTGGACTGGCGCAACAATATTGCCCTCGTAGAAGCCGATTTTTATTACAGCACTGAGCGAGTTGATGGCGCGAACCGAGGCCTAAGCATCGCTTCCTGCGTGAAAGTTCCACCACCACCTTCATCCGACACTCTTTTAGCGCCAGACTGGGCATACAACGACAGTAAAGATAGAGGCATAATGATTCGTGGCGAATTCGATGTAACTGACTCTGTCACGTTCTATACTGCTCTTGGAGGCAGTCGAACTGATTTCGATTCCAATGTTCCACAAAGAATCAAAATTATTGATAACTCAGGCACGCTTGAAGTCTCTCAAGGCGCAGTAAAGTTAAACAGTAAACGTACATCAGAAGATGTTGGGGTTCGTAGTGAATTTGATACAGGACCAGTTGAACACTACCTGGTACTGAATCGTACTTACTTTAGAGAGGATAAACACGACGCACCAGCCGGAAACAACGCGCCTGAGTCTTGGAAAACGAATATCTACGATCCAGTTTGGGGCCCAGCACCTTCAGGTTATGACAATTACTTCCAATTACCAGTTGATTCGACTCTCGAGAGCTATGGAATCGCAGACACACTCTCTTTTGCTGATGGCACCTACCAACTAACACTCGGCGTTCGTCGTCAAAGCATCGACTTTGAATCCGGTATCGTTATGAATGGTATGTCATTGCCAACCACAAAACTAAAAGAAAGCGCAGTTACCCCTTCCGTCGCCTTGTTGTACAAAGTATCGAGCTCTGCCTCACTATACGGTAACTACATCGAAGGCTTAACCAACGGTAGAACAGCACCAAGAGGCTCTAAGAACGTGGGAGAGGCATTTGCGCCGCAGAAAACCAAACAAATCGAAGCCGGGCTAAAACTTGATCTTGACGACTTTGCCCATACCTTCAGCCTGTTCGAGATCAAAAAGCCAAATGGATATCAAGATCCTGTCACTGATATCTATTCATTTGGCGGTGAGCAACGTAACCGTGGTGCTGAATGGGGCTTCTACGGTACCGTACTTGAAGACTACACGCTAACAGGTGGCGTTGCATACACCGATGCCGAAATTACCAAAGCAACCGACGTGACGACTGAAGGTAAACAAGCGACTAAGCAACCAAAATTCCAAGCGAAGCTCGCACTGGAGTGGAACTTACCTGCGATGCGTGAGCTCACACTTATTGGCCAAGCTAACTACATGTCTGAGCAATATATTGATGCACAGAACACGCAATCATTATCAGCACAGACGATTTTTGACCTTGGTGCTCGATACAATTCCACCATCGCAGAAACCAACGTCGTTTGGCGTCTTAACGTCAATAACGTGACCGATGAAGACTACTGGACAAGCACACATTACGCCACCCTTGCGCTAGGTGCTCCTCGCACGGTGATGTTATCAGCCACTGCGGATTTCTAG
- a CDS encoding siderophore ABC transporter substrate-binding protein, whose product MFKSTLSLSVALACCSLGVLTACEPTAAIAKTQAAQPLDTPIVIEHNLGETVISNRPQRVAALDMNEVDFLDQLNVPIAGMVKDFIPHFLEAYKESPEIVDLGAIVQPNMEKVYALKPDLVLMTPLHTTQYEELSQLAPTLHFDIDYRNSRGHHVDVIKKHLVDLGEIFGKQELAQQKVAEIDAKVAEVRAVTTERPEKALVVMHNNGAFSSFGVESRYGFVFDVLGVKPASEKVETSLHGQPISSEFISQANPDILYIIDRTAVMQGKPIIDAEHLANPLLRQTKAWKNGHVVFVDPDAWYITSASVTSLKIVIDDIIKGYESSAL is encoded by the coding sequence ATGTTTAAAAGCACTCTAAGCTTGAGTGTCGCTCTTGCTTGCTGTTCTCTTGGTGTATTGACGGCTTGCGAGCCCACTGCCGCCATTGCTAAGACTCAAGCCGCCCAGCCACTCGATACTCCAATCGTGATCGAACACAACCTTGGTGAGACCGTAATTTCAAACCGTCCGCAACGAGTAGCGGCACTAGACATGAACGAGGTAGACTTTTTAGATCAGTTAAATGTTCCGATTGCGGGAATGGTCAAAGATTTTATCCCTCACTTCCTCGAAGCGTACAAAGAATCGCCGGAAATCGTCGACCTCGGAGCAATTGTTCAGCCAAACATGGAAAAGGTCTACGCTTTAAAGCCTGACCTTGTGTTAATGACACCACTTCACACCACCCAATATGAAGAGCTATCCCAACTCGCACCGACTTTGCATTTTGACATCGACTATCGCAATAGCCGCGGTCATCACGTTGATGTTATCAAAAAGCACCTTGTTGACTTGGGAGAGATCTTCGGCAAGCAAGAACTAGCACAGCAGAAGGTTGCAGAAATAGATGCAAAAGTTGCAGAGGTTCGAGCTGTCACCACGGAGCGTCCAGAGAAAGCCCTGGTGGTGATGCACAACAACGGAGCCTTCAGTTCATTTGGTGTCGAATCTCGATATGGTTTTGTCTTCGATGTATTGGGCGTAAAACCAGCAAGTGAGAAAGTCGAAACCAGCTTGCATGGTCAGCCGATTTCCAGCGAATTTATTAGCCAAGCCAACCCAGACATTCTTTACATCATCGACAGAACCGCAGTGATGCAAGGAAAGCCAATAATAGATGCAGAACATTTGGCAAACCCACTCCTTCGCCAAACAAAGGCATGGAAAAACGGTCACGTCGTTTTTGTTGATCCAGATGCTTGGTACATCACTTCTGCTAGTGTGACGTCCCTAAAAATTGTCATTGACGACATCATCAAAGGTTACGAAAGCTCGGCCTTATAG
- a CDS encoding iron chelate uptake ABC transporter family permease subunit produces the protein MKALNTNTNTIVTVMLLSILSMTFVFVNSGLDFDYIIPKRLIKLGAIFVGGSCIAISAVIFQALVGNRILTPSIMGYESVYLVWQSLLLLIAGTAGSAALGVIGNFAISTLLILLYSFAIQFWVLKKFQRDMHQVLLIGFVLTMVLTTIAQFVQLRISPGEFSILQGLSYTSFERAKPSTLLFACTVLSVFAFFVKRWSRELDVIGLGRDQAMSLGLSDKHYIPKYFAVIAILVAISTSLIGPTAFMGIFIANIAYSTSRSSSYGQVLWAACAIAIIMFLTGQLMVEHLFNYKTTVSILVNVLCGGYFLAITVRARSQI, from the coding sequence ATGAAAGCTCTAAACACAAACACAAACACAATTGTCACGGTGATGCTGTTGAGCATCCTATCTATGACTTTTGTTTTCGTTAACTCCGGATTGGATTTTGATTACATTATACCGAAAAGGCTCATTAAGCTCGGAGCGATCTTTGTGGGCGGTAGCTGTATCGCAATTTCCGCAGTGATTTTTCAAGCCTTGGTCGGCAACCGAATTTTAACGCCATCAATCATGGGGTATGAGTCTGTTTACCTTGTATGGCAGTCCCTACTTTTGTTGATTGCAGGTACTGCAGGAAGCGCAGCGCTTGGTGTCATCGGTAATTTCGCTATCTCAACACTGCTGATCCTTTTGTACTCATTTGCGATTCAATTCTGGGTTCTCAAGAAGTTTCAGCGTGATATGCACCAAGTGCTTTTGATTGGCTTTGTACTCACGATGGTTCTAACAACCATTGCCCAGTTCGTCCAACTTAGAATCAGCCCTGGTGAGTTTTCGATACTTCAAGGGCTCAGCTATACGTCATTTGAAAGAGCAAAACCTTCTACCCTGCTCTTCGCGTGTACGGTGTTAAGCGTATTCGCATTCTTTGTAAAACGATGGTCTCGTGAATTAGACGTCATTGGACTTGGCCGAGACCAAGCAATGTCATTAGGCCTTAGCGATAAGCACTACATTCCAAAATATTTTGCTGTCATTGCAATACTCGTCGCTATTTCGACCAGTTTAATTGGCCCTACCGCATTTATGGGGATTTTCATCGCCAACATCGCTTATTCAACTTCCAGATCATCGAGTTATGGGCAGGTACTGTGGGCGGCTTGTGCTATTGCCATCATCATGTTTCTGACGGGGCAGCTCATGGTCGAGCATCTATTTAACTATAAAACCACCGTCTCTATCTTGGTCAACGTGCTTTGTGGTGGGTATTTTCTCGCCATCACAGTCAGAGCTAGAAGCCAGATTTAA
- a CDS encoding ABC transporter permease, translated as MNAKIIFVFFLLCIVSIFIGANPIDWSLLLKMDENAWLPITASRLPRLVALILTGAGLAMCGVILQHIVRNRFVEPGTTGGLDAAKLGILVSIVMLPNSDKLERMIFAVVFCFAAGLIYIAIVRKIKFSNSALVPVIGLMFGSVLSAVAEFYAYQNNVLQSMSGWLMGDFSKVVQEHYEIIYLILPTTLLTYFYANKFTVMGMGEDAASNLGINFATTAALGLMLVSVTVAVTVVTVGAIHFVGLVIPNLVALKYGDHLKNTLPIVALGGASLLIFCDVISRLVVFPFEVPIGLTASAIGGTLFLVLLLKGARA; from the coding sequence ATGAACGCTAAAATTATCTTTGTTTTCTTTTTATTGTGTATCGTTTCCATTTTTATTGGCGCCAATCCAATCGATTGGTCACTACTGCTGAAGATGGACGAAAATGCTTGGTTGCCGATTACTGCTAGCAGACTTCCGAGGTTGGTTGCATTGATTCTAACAGGGGCCGGCTTGGCGATGTGCGGCGTCATCTTGCAACATATCGTCAGAAATCGTTTTGTAGAGCCTGGGACTACCGGCGGCCTAGATGCTGCCAAGCTTGGTATTTTGGTATCGATCGTCATGTTGCCAAATTCAGATAAGCTTGAGCGCATGATTTTTGCTGTCGTCTTTTGCTTTGCAGCAGGGCTCATTTACATCGCGATCGTACGAAAAATTAAATTCAGTAATTCAGCATTGGTCCCAGTCATTGGACTGATGTTTGGCAGCGTATTGAGCGCAGTCGCTGAATTTTACGCTTATCAAAATAACGTTCTTCAAAGCATGTCTGGCTGGTTAATGGGAGACTTTTCTAAGGTCGTACAGGAACACTACGAGATCATTTACCTGATCTTACCCACCACTCTGTTGACCTACTTCTACGCAAATAAATTTACCGTCATGGGCATGGGAGAAGATGCAGCATCTAACTTGGGCATTAACTTCGCAACAACGGCAGCGTTAGGTCTGATGCTGGTTTCCGTGACCGTTGCTGTGACCGTCGTGACCGTCGGGGCAATTCATTTTGTCGGTTTAGTGATCCCAAACCTTGTCGCACTAAAATATGGCGACCACCTGAAAAACACACTGCCAATCGTGGCATTGGGTGGCGCATCACTGCTTATTTTTTGTGATGTGATAAGCAGACTTGTGGTCTTTCCTTTTGAGGTTCCGATCGGCCTTACCGCGAGTGCGATTGGTGGCACCCTATTTCTTGTATTGCTCCTTAAAGGAGCACGTGCATGA